The Amycolatopsis sp. DG1A-15b genome window below encodes:
- a CDS encoding metalloregulator ArsR/SmtB family transcription factor: MAKHATLPPLHYPAREEMTVEGVLRALADPVRLAIVRQLAATDQEISCSGLTVPVTKSTLTHHLSILRQAGVVAGRQEGTTRFNSLRRNDLDALFPGLLDGVLAAPR; the protein is encoded by the coding sequence TCCACTACCCGGCGCGGGAAGAGATGACCGTCGAAGGCGTGCTCCGCGCCCTCGCCGACCCGGTGCGGCTGGCCATCGTCCGCCAGCTGGCGGCGACCGATCAGGAGATCTCGTGCAGCGGCCTGACCGTGCCGGTGACGAAGTCCACACTCACCCACCACCTGAGCATCCTGCGCCAGGCCGGGGTCGTGGCCGGGCGCCAGGAAGGCACCACCAGGTTCAATTCGTTGCGCCGCAACGATCTTGACGCCCTGTTCCCGGGCCTGCTGGACGGCGTTCTGGCCGCTCCGCGCTGA